Proteins from one Mercurialis annua linkage group LG7, ddMerAnnu1.2, whole genome shotgun sequence genomic window:
- the LOC126656565 gene encoding uncharacterized protein LOC126656565, whose product MEKEKQERKMENQQKNKDHGKKESTVEGLPMKESPYMQYKDLEDYKKKGYGTEGHLPPQPGRGAGATDAPTLSGGSVPREADVSAIDAVANNPTP is encoded by the coding sequence ATGgagaaagaaaaacaagaacGGAAAATGGAAAACCagcaaaaaaataaagatcACGGCAAGAAAGAGAGCACAGTTGAAGGTCTGCCGATGAAGGAAAGCCCTTACATGCAATACAAAGATTTAGAAGATTACAAGAAAAAAGGGTACGGAACTGAAGGTCATCTTCCACCCCAGCCCGGCCGCGGCGCCGGAGCCACCGATGCTCCTACTCTTTCCGGTGGCTCCGTGCCGAGAGAAGCTGACGTTTCTGCCATTGATGCTGTAGCTAATAATCCTACTCCCTAG
- the LOC126656495 gene encoding serine/threonine-protein kinase STY13-like has protein sequence MAKQEEEWGSIIDPHKIVIKKFIARGTYGMVYEGLYNVKQVAVKLVDWGDETRLPLPHIASLRTAVKQEASVWYHLDHPNVSKLIGAVTDISEEELKGRCSHSGMPMKMCCFVTDYYPGGTLKSYLWKRKRRLPFKKFMQFALQLARGLSYLHSKNIVHRDVKTDNVLLDKNRTLKITDFGVSRIQALNPNEMTGGLGTFGYMAPEVFCNKPYDKKSDVYSFGICLWEIYCCSPAYGSITFSKFTAVVYENLRPEIPRNCPVSLVNLMRRCWETDPWRRPDMEEVVSILEAIHSTEVVGQKQPKGCFCWNL, from the exons ATGGCGAAGCAAGAAGAAGAATGGGGTTCGATTATAGATCCTCATAAAATTGTGATCAAGAAATTTATTGCGAGAGGTACTTACGGAATGGTTTATGAAGGTTTGTATAATGTGAAACAAGTTGCCGTCAAATTAGTTGATTGGGGCGATGAAACTCGTCTGCCTCTACCGCATATCGCTTCGCTTAGAACTGCAGTCAAACAGGAGGCTTCCGTTTGGTATCACCTTGATCATCCCAATGTCTCTAAG TTGATCGGCGCGGTAACGGATATATCAGAAGAAGAACTGAAGGGTCGGTGCAGTCATAGTGGGATGCCGATGAAGATGTGTTGTTTCGTTACGGATTATTATCCAGGCGGTACTCTGAAATCCTATCTCTGGAAGAGGAAAAGAAGGCTGCCTTTCAAGAAATTTATGCAATTTGCTCTACAACTTGCAAGAGG GTTAAGCTATCTGCATTCCAAGAATATTGTGCACAGAGATGTGAAGACGGATAATGTGTTGCTCGACAAGAATCGGACTCTGAAGATAACAGATTTCGGAGTTTCGAGGATTCAAGCTTTAAATCCTAATGAAATGACCGGAGGCCTCGGAACTTTTGGTTACATGGCTCCAGAGGTGTTCTGTAATAAGCCGTATGACAAGAAATCGGATGTTTACAGCTTCGGAATCTGCTTATGGGAGATTTATTGCTGTTCTCCCGCGTATGGGAGTATCACCTTCTCTAAGTTTACTGCTGTCGTTTATGAGAATTTAAGGCCGGAAATTCCCAGAAATTGTCCTGTTTCTCTGGTAAACCTGATGAGAAGATGTTGGGAAACCGATCCATGGAGAAGACCGGACATGGAGGAAGTGGTGTCGATATTGGAGGCGATTCATAGTACCGAAGTTGTTGGACAGAAGCAGCCTAAGGGTTGCTTCTGCTGGAATTTATGA